In Toxoplasma gondii ME49 chromosome VIII, whole genome shotgun sequence, a single genomic region encodes these proteins:
- a CDS encoding hypothetical protein (encoded by transcript TGME49_229390), whose product MESRKRGALAARPAGAHTAAHPDASHSKLKGPINPEKEALATCAACGQNIGAGQRFIELSVTIPTASTSNRVNAQQRHGKQSGGSGVRSASSRKSTVKALFHLSCLRCTECGKKLSSPSDETASTSIVLCTQSAVEALTRTHPTVTSISSVRSRRPNLRATSNQGNSPARGALLQYFVAHEKCKERPCVVCHRPISLKEPRVALPNAAGAGGGGDSRTQNSCQMRGPVEKGNGKSVRGNQLANASRREELTEFQHIACTKCAFCGQGFDADKNSKPLVLFDQQRQPYHPTCLACCCCHRPLLGMYEVHEFFGKLDTCDPILQDTSKLLPLPAGLAAAMAEGPTAGNRDLGRGENCELHHGEAQDKESGDRITPKYGGLCCAWCSVRVPRCLCCERRCAVYQNESGKHVLPRAITREATAAAKMAADISLGKKQPPPQSGQAERGVNSITTRAGVTASSATELFGDVKGVVCGQCASLPHVTTESELRDTTSWVGQALRQAGIVFTQDMIRLQKLIKTINEEEAQRQKGKREKPWLVQRASAVVTTKTLVRTLTANNMGTAETKKKTRATSSSVVTCIDDIGVPIELVHYSTLNSETPPTSGGRLRSRTAPSVVTSAVQTSGRRNVASVRGGATGGSAVGSRIVRSTNAGALYGRGEAADTPFSRTLFGRCHVQVITLNVAGDSAVQFDAEVKAQSRLSMSRRVTGSMRHSGPAKALPGLERKQTGTSSASSSRRGDMQIGRKSTLVGQNVLDVASAYAAALEGDTQSPEITAESGKGVQKGRVSDDRSQPGHDAVVEAGALLHVGSFAGGLLKTKSGIHIQGLSVLSVERICVVGSVPRVMVVQHMGHEWLHAYLACKQKKINDNVIEEGACNVAATEVLLRFGAELRLTGQQEPTTGNVHVFEGTMRSDLDSVQYEMLILRYRMWKMKESRDPVYGEGYRKCVSIIRAEGLSLVEFVRRLLKG is encoded by the coding sequence ATGGAAAGTCGAAAACGTGGAGCTCTGGCAGCGAGACCTGCCGGAGCACACACTGCTGCACACCCCGACGCTTCACACAGTAAATTGAAGGGACCAATAAATCCCGAGAAAGAGGCATTGGCGACTTGTGCGGCTTGTGGACAGAACATTGGGGCCGGCCAAAGGTTCATAGAACTGTCGGTGACGATACCGACGGCGTCGACGTCGAATCGTGTTAACGCGCAACAGCGACACGGAAAACAGAGTGGTGGTTCTGGCGTGCGAAGCGCCTCTTCGCGCAAATCAACGGTTAAGGCACTTTTCCACTTGAGTTGTTTGCGCTGTACAGAGTGTGGGAAAAAACTGTCAAGCCCGTCAGATGAAACAGCGTCTACCTCTATTGTTCTTTGCACGCAGTCAGCCGTCGAGGCACTGACACGGACGCACCCCACTGTAACTTCGATCAGTAGTGTTCGGTCTAGAAGACCAAATCTGAGGGCGACTTCCAACCAGGGAAATTCTCCGGCTCGTGGGGCTCTTCTTCAGTACTTTGTGGCGCACGAGAAATGCAAAGAACGCCCGTGCGTTGTGTGTCACCGTCCAATATCGCTCAAGGAACCCAGGGTTGCGCTGCCTAACGCTGCGGGTgcggggggagggggggatAGTAGAACGCAGAACAGTTGCCAAATGCGGGGTCCGGTAGAGAAAGGAAATGGGAAATCTGTAAGAGGCAATCAACTGGCAAATGCGtccaggagagaagaactcaCTGAGTTCCAGCATATCGCCTGCACGAAATGCGCCTTCTGTGGACAAGGCTTCGACGCTGACAAAAACTCGAAACCGCTGGTTCTTTTCGATCAGCAGCGACAGCCGTACCATCCGACTTGCCTCGCTTGCTGTTGCTGTCACAGGCCGCTTCTCGGCATGTACGAAGTCCACGAATTCTTTGGAAAGCTTGATACGTGCGACCCGATCCTGCAAGACACTTCGAAACTTCTTCCCCTGCCGGCTGGACTCGCAGCCGCAATGGCAGAAGGCCCTACAGCTGGCAATCGTGATCTgggaagaggggagaacTGTGAACTCCATCACGGGGAGGCACAGGACAAGGAGTCTGGAGATCGAATAACGCCCAAATACGGGGGTTTGTGTTGCGCCTGGTGCTCGGTACGCGTCCCACGATGTTTATGTTGCGAAAGACGATGTGCAGTGTACCAGAACGAATCCGGTAAGCACGTCCTGCCGCGTGCGATCACCCGAGAAGCGACTGCTGCCGCGAAAATGGCGGCGGACATTTCTCTCGGAAAGAAACAGCCACCGCCGCAATCGGGTCAGGCTGAACGTGGGGTTAACTCGATTACAACGAGAGCTGGTGTCACCGCCAGCTCAGCGACAGAGTTGTTCGGAGACGTGAAGGGAGTTGTGTGTGGGCAGTGTGCGAGTTTGCCGCATGTGACTACGGAGTCAGAATTAAGGGACACAACTTCCTGGGTGGGACAGGCCTTACGGCAGGCTGGTATTGTTTTCACCCAAGATATGATCCGGTTGCAAAAGCTGATCAAGACGAtaaatgaagaagaagctcaaaggcagaaaggaaaaagggagaaaccgTGGCTCGTCCAGCGAGCCAGCGCTGTAGTGACCACAAAGACGCTTGTACGAACGCTCACCGCGAACAATATGGGCactgcagaaacgaaaaaaaagacacgtGCCACGTCTTCCAGTGTCGTAACATGCATCGATGATATCGGGGTCCCAATAGAGCTGGTACATTACTCGACTCTGAACTCAGAAACACCTCCCACTTCCGGGGGGCGTTTGAGATCCCGAACGGCTCCCAGTGTGGTTACGTCAGCAGTGCAAACAAGCGGGAGACGGAACGTGGCTTCAGTCAGGGGAGGGGCAACCGGAGGATCTGCCGTGGGTAGTCGGATCGTGCGTTCCACAAATGCGGGAGCTCTGTACGGACGGGGCGAAGCGGCAGACACACCGTTTTCTAGAACTCTGTTTGGTAGGTGTCATGTGCAAGTCATAACATTGAATGTAGCGGGTGACTCTGCTGTGCAGTTCGATGCAGAGGTGAAGGCTCAGTCGCGCCTGAGCATGTCGAGACGGGTAACCGGAAGCATGCGTCATTCCGGTCCGGCAAAGGCGCTACCAGGATTggaaaggaaacaaacgGGAACCTCAAGTGCCTCCTCTAGCCGTCGGGGAGACATGCAAATCGGGCGCAAGTCGACGCTCGTCGGTCAGAATGTCCTTGATGTAGCGAGTGCCTATGCAGCTGCGCTGGAGGGAGACACGCAATCTCCAGAGATAACGGCTGAAAGTGGCAAGGGTGTCCAAAAAGGAAGAGTGAGTGACGATCGATCGCAGCCAGGGCACGATGCTGTCGTCGAAGCAGGGGCACTTCTACACGTGGGCTCTTTTGCCGGAGGTTTGCTGAAAACAAAAAGTGGCATTCATATTCAGGGGTTGAGTGTTTTAAGTGTCGAAAGAATCTGCGTTGTCGGTTCTGTGCCACGAGTCATGGTTGTGCAACACATGGGGCACGAGTGGCTGCACGCCTATCTCGCCtgcaagcagaagaaaatcAATGACAATGTTATTGAAGAAGGGGCCTGCAACGTGGCCGCGACGGAGGTGCTGTTGCGATTTGGCGCAGAACTCCGCTTGACGGGTCAGCAGGAACCGACCACAGGCAACGTCCATGTTTTCGAGGGAACGATGAGGAGCGACTTAGACAGCGTACAGTACGAGATGCTTATTTTGAGGTACAGAATGTGGAAGATGAAGGAAAGCAGGGATCCGGTGTATGGGGAAGGCTACAGAAAATGTGTGAGCATCATCAGAGCCGAAGGACTCTCACTTGTAGAGTTCGTCAGGCGGCTGCTGAAAGGGTGA